The window attggGTAGGGGTTGGAACTGGTATAGCGGGAATTGGGACTGCTTGGTATACCTGGATTGGCCATGAAAACGTTTTTAGAAGAGCACCTTATCTACTGCCATATGATTGCTCTATCGTGCGTTATAATTCTTTGTGACCAGTTTCTCTAATTTTTATTGTATGCAGTCTATATTTTTGGTCGGTAgtaaatatatattgtGAGTGTCAAACCTTGTTTCTTATCTAGATATtgttaaataaatttcGATAAGCACAACCATACCTAATAGTAGTCTATGAGACCTATAGTATGGATTGATAGTATTAGCTGAAATACTAAGAGTAGACCTGATCAGTCACTCAGGGTTAGACGCGGATAGTTACCCCAACACTCAGGGTAACCGtgtcattgaagaatcttGATCCAACCCATCGAGCGTTGTCGTTGTCGACTTACCATTCAACTTATCATGAGGAAGTTGGTATCAGTTGGAACCCTTTAGGTAATTATCATAAATAGACCAAGCTTATATAGTATTCCTGAACGTATATCAAATTGGACGTAGTTACTCATTTAGGGTTGtttatataataaagaacCTTACCAGGTATTTATAATTAAGATTTTTTACATTTTTAATAGGTTTGACTCCAACTGAAAACCAAGTAAATAGACACACCAAATAATAGGTTCAGAGTTGGTAAGGGTAAATAACAAAGATATGAAAAGGGagatttattatcataACCCCTAATATACCGTTAAAAAAAGCCATAATTTGATCCACTGGTTTTGGATACTTGGAAAGCTGAGTGTTTGGAGAAGGGGgtatgaaaaaaaaattaggTTAAGATGTAAATGCAAGACCTCCAGATTGGGTGAAAAACTATGTTGCAACACACTCTATTGTCCAGTCTAACACATCATTTATATTGTCCCAAACACGGGCAATCTATAATATGTCTGTGATTGAAGGTCTAAAAAATGTTGCTACTTCTCCCACAAGGTGTGATAGTCAATTATTTTGGTAACGGTCTTGTTGAATACAACGTTCCCTTTTGGCACATACCCAAGGTCAGTATTAACGTGgtaaaaatatatctaCAATATTTACTGTAATTTGAAATGACTATATTTACCTTAAGGATACAACAAAACTTGTTctgaggaagaaaaaaatcGGCTATATTTTCTGTCATATAGTTATTtcgaagaagaaaaaacatTTGCTTTTTGAGAAAGCTTCGAGCTGTGCAACATTTTTAAGAAGGAGTTTTTTGTAAAGTAGAATGGATTCGGTAGTATCTGGTTTAGGTTGAGCAACACAGCTTTGTGTGGCGTTCTTCATCAACCTCTTCATTAAGTAGTCAAAGGACTGTAGTTATTTAATCGTGTCAGGGTTGGTAACCCGGCtcaataaattaaataaatcaatgaAACCGTTATATCGAACAAGAGTGATACACTGAATATGAATATGAGCAAATCCAATACAGGAGAATAATATATACAATGTTAAAACTATCCAGAAACTTTCACACTCGATCTCCACTTCTGGTAAGGACAAGGTTTACTAAACCAAAACCAAAGCCTGAACCCAGCAAAAATCCAAGGAAGCCCACGCAAACCAGCCATCATCTAAACACATTAAAGGTTACGGCTCCAATCCCACCAACCACAGCAAACTCTCAATTTATCACCCCAGAGACACATCCTCTCTGGCAATTTTTTCACGATAAGAAGTTTCTCAGGTCGCAGGATGAACTAGATACCAAGTCCCGTCCCTGGAGTATCCCCGAACTACGTAGgaaatcattcaatgaCTTGCATTCTTTGTGGTTGACTGCCTTAAGAGAACGTAACGTGCTAGCTAGAGAATCTCACCTCTTACATACGGAATCTCAAGATCCAACGGATCCGTTCTCTCAAGTAGCAGAGAAGTGTAGGGTCACCATGTGGAGAATTAGACATGTCCTTAGTGAAAGACATTGGTCATATGTGAGAACAAAGGATATTGTAGATCCCGTGCAGTTACAAGAGGAGGTCGCTCATGAATTGTTGCAATGTCAAGAAGAGGATGCATTTTATGAAATGCTAGAAAGGTGTCAATGGGCCTTGTTTGGCATTTCTGAGGTGGTTCAGGATAATTTGATCGATGCCAAGTTTGTCAAGGGGGTTAAGTTCGTAGCTAACTTGAAGTTACAGTGGTTACTGAAACAACGTGATATAATGCTCCaggatgaagaaaatgtgAAGAAGGTGGAAAAAATCTTGCAAGGGGGGcccattgaagatattgcTGAGGCATTTGTCGTGTTTACGGCAAGTAATGATGTCAACAGTTGCGTTGAAGCATGCGATGCCATTGAAGAACTACGAATggattcaaataataagattCATAGATACGATGAAATAGAAACTATGtccaaatatattaaacaattgaaaaaggCAGAATCCCTTGCAGAACCGattcttcaagaagaaggagTTAAAAGTATATAAAATCGATAGTCGGTCTTAACATGAcatgtaaataataataataaagtaTTCGTGTGATTTTTTAGATGTATCTAAAAACGTTTTACTAAATACTTAAGATGCAAGTGAATATTTATCTTTAACCAAGTCTCTTGCACttaattccaattctaaTCCACTCCAATGTGAGGTAATTATTTCTATTTCTTCCACGGGACAGACATTCAATAGTTCAGCTAAGACCTCCATCTGTGACATTAAAATCTCCGTAGGAATCTCATTGTCAAGCCAATTAGGGTCCACAAATTTGCCCACTTGGAAGATGGTTAACCAGTGATCACGAATCAAGTCATCATTCTCAGATTTCATTTCTCTCTCTAACAACTCTTTAGTCATATTAAATGCAAATGGGAAATCCATATTAACTAAGGCATGATCAATGtgaataattaataatttatcatattCGTAATCAAAGTTTGTACTCCTGAGAGAAGATTTCTCTAAGGCAGtatataatttcttcaaaatggTAAACGTCACCAGTATATCCTTATACAATGATGAGTTTAGTTCCAACAATGTGGAAATAAGTTGGTAGGGATCCTCTTGGAAATCTAAAATGTTCGAAGGTTTAAATATAATACCTCTCCCTAAATTCATGGAATATCTTGATATTTCATCAGCTACATCTAATAAACTTTGTAATCGttcatatttctttgcATCTTGCTTCAATAATAAGTTTAGTGTTTTTTGAGATTTAATCATTTCAGCTCTCTTACATGATCCATTTGTGgcattattgaaaaatttccaaaaatatttctctaATAAATCAGTCTCTAAATTGGAACCGTATTCACTCATAAATTCATGAAGAATGTCAAATTGGCCCATATCCAAAACTGTCTCTAAGAGAATTGATTGTTGAATTTTGGTAGATAAACGGTTGAATACACTAGATGACGCATTGGATAATGTAtacaatgaatttaatttttgagATAATGTGGATTCTTCGTTATTATTCAATGCTGCCattaattcttccttaCAAGAAGATGCAAAATGGGCCAACTGTGCAGATTCTTCCTCCTGTGATATCGTGTATACTTCCTTTAAAGAGTAATTTGATAACATAACTTCCATATAACGAATATATTCCGTTACATCAGCAACTGTGATGTCATATTTTGCAATGGGAGTATCTTTTGGAATCCTGTTGAgtatattctttaattccTCTAGcgatttgaaatttaataaattagaGCTATTTTCGAAAAGAATGTTTGCAACGTTGCCACACACTTTGTCAAAATTGCTCTTGGATGTTTCATTAGAGAAGGCAAAGAAAATGTTCCTAAAGATATCATAATTTTGTACAGTGGCTAGCAGGAAATTCTCATTGgtaaaataattttcaatgaacTCGTTAGATAAATTAGTAAAATCCAAGTATGGAATCAATTCATGGAATATTTTACCATCTAATATCAATGGGAAAGTGACCGTAGCGTtcatcttttcaaaatctaTAATCTTGGTCATCGCATGTGTTCTAATACTTATAGAATGTAGCGGTATGATGATTCCCTTGATCCATTGGAATAGACGATCTTTCTCAGACACTACTCCATCTTTAATTAGTAAATTCCACAAAGGTTCGTAAAAGAAAACGTCACCTGGATATGAATCGttacaaagaagaattctTTTACTCAGCCAACtaattgatgatgacgagGAGGATGTGTCTATATCATTAATGGAAGTTAATGAATCCCATTTggaattaatgaattgttCTAATTGTTGTCGTCTATTGGAAActgtttcattatttatttcgACCATGGGTATCAGCATGCTATCTTTTTCtaacaaagaaacaacCAATTCCTCATCTGTCATTGGTTTGACTTGAGCATCTTTTTGGTGGTTAAATAAGAATCTTAAAGATAGAGGGTCACTCAATTCTGGCCAAAGGATGCATACGATCTTaacaaatttcattgaGTACTCAACATGATGTAACACTCTTATAAGATTCTCTGAATCTGCTCTTGAGGCAAACAAGCATGCCAAAAGATATAATTGATCTGCAAACATTGCACTATTGTGTTGATTAGAAACGGTTAAGGTTAATAACGAGCTGAAATCAATTAGTGAAGTTTATAATACCACTTTATAAATTATGCTAGATTTTGATATTTGCGCGACGTTGAAATgttcatttaatattacGTAGCGACACTAACATGGTTTTATGTTTGCAATTTTGACTGATCATTAATTCgatattttatattatgttgtttttatttaaatcatATGATATTTGctttatatattaataaaagaCTTTGTAAATTATACACTTTTGGTATACAATGGAAGACATTGGGGATTGAGAATTGTGAGGATGTAAACAACTCATTAGTTAAAGGGGAgataaaaagaaagaaatggaatatGCAATGcaaataattaattaattgttttgttgttgaattaacctttcattttcctttcaTTCACTTAAACAGTTTCTAAGACTTCATCTTTGAAACCAGAGACCTTCTTACCCTTTTCTTCACCAGAAGCTTCACCATGTAGAGCCATCAAAGAACCTAAATCGAATTTTGGTTGTTTCAACAACTTAACCTTTCTAATGTGAACGTTTTGCAATGGGAAGATGTCTTTGGTAGcgttttcaatttccttgTTGATAACTTCTGGAATCAACTTGGAAGTCAATTGAGCTAAAGTACAGTTTTGAACTTCCTTGGTCAAGATTTCAGAGATAACCTTTCTGATGGATCTGATGTGAGAAGATTGAGCGTAAGCGTGTCTCTTGACTTGGTTAGCTTGCTTTCTAGTGAAGGCAATGGCGAAGACTCTTAGAACGTAATCGTCAGAAGTCTTAACGGTGACATTGGCTTCAATCAAAGTTTGCCATTTTCTAACCATAGATCTCAACTTATCAGTGGTGAAATCCATACCGTGGAAGTTAGTCAACAAATTCTTACCTTGAACTTCATCTACTCTCAACTTAATCTTTCTGAAAGAATGGTCTTCAGAACCTTGTAAATCAGCCAAGCAAACTTCGACAACTCTACCCTTTAGAGCATCAGCTGCACTTTTCAAACCGGTAGACTTGTTAACCAAAGTCTTACCGACGTTTCTGTTTTCAAAGGTGGATGGGGCCTTGATGTCGAACCATTCCTTTCTGGTGAATGGATCAAcgatcttcttcttcaaaccTTTCTTACCCTTGGATAGTCTCTTATTCTTACCAACAgccatttttgaataattggTTCTATATAGTTCTATGGAGGGGTTTCCAAAATATGTCAAGAACTAAACCTTAATTGACGAAAAAGATACAGTATACACTAAAAGAGTCTCTTTCAGGTAGACACTTTGTTACAGATTTGACAATATGAGATGTTGGCTACTTACTGGCATGGATGGATGGTATGGGCTTGGGGCAACTCTGCTGGGCTGGCGGAACGGACTCTCTGTCTAGCTCCAGGCAAAGCAGGTTGGTTCATGTTGAGCCTAGAAGCAGATAGTCTCTGTCCAGTTAGCCTGTGACCACTCTCTCTAGCGTTTTTCGCGCTCACAttggattttgaaattgaattgaaaaaataaaaaatttagaaaacaTATTTGTATGTCGGGATGTTAGAGAATGTCTGGGTGGACAGTCACAGAAATTAATTTGTCAATATGTTTCCTTAAAAGGGTAAAAcatgaaaataatagaaataataCAGTTCACTTGCACTTTAAAACTTTATCTGATATACGCTGCAACTCAATGATTTGTTTACTTTAATTTGCTTTTCATTTCTCAATTATGGCTAGTGAACACAGAGCAAGGACAAGCAAGGACTCAGAAGCCAATTTGGCTCAACCTGAGGAAATACAGATTCAGGTTGGTCTGGTAGGAGATGCTCAAGTGGGCAAGACATCGTTGATGGTAAAATATGCACAAAATGGGTTTGATGAGGAATACACACAAACGTTAGGAGTCAATCTTTTGAAGAGAAAGGTCAGGATAAAATCTTCTAATATTGTGTTCTCGTTAATGGATCTGGGAGGCCAGAAggaattcattaatatgTTACCCATCGCCTCGGTGAACTCATCGGTTATCATATTCTTATTTGATCTAACAAGACCAGAATCCTTGGAATCCATTAAAAATTGGTATATGCAGGCGCATGGCTTAAATCATGACGCCGTTTGTATACTAGTAGGAACTAAATATGATCTCTTTATAGACCTACCCACTGAATatcaagaacaaatttCCAGAACAAGTATGAAGTATGCACAGGCAATGGATAGCCCactaatattttcatcctCCATTGCATCCATTAACATTCaaaaaatcttcaaaatcgCATTAGCTAAAGTCTTTGATTTGACTTTGATAATACCTGAGATTACACAAATTGGTGATCCGTTATTGATATACAAACATCTAGGGAGCTTTGCAGGCCGAAAAaggaataataaataaaaaaccGACATTCCTACTCTCTATATATGAAAAATAGCATAGTTTCTTATTCGCATTTAAgaacaataatatattttaataatttttttattattataagaCACACctatatatttatataagCTATGAAATCATGGATAAATTGCTCAAAACACATAATCATGGACTCAAAACACCAAAGTTACGCTCAAGATAGTTTTTTAGATCACCAGCAGGGATATTCAAtgcaaaatatttggttTTCCACTTCTTATTATGAACGATTGTGACAAGTGGACCCTCTCCTAGTGCGTCAGCTACTTTGTTCCAAGAAACGACGCGTATTGAATCAATATCAACTACGGTATCCACGCCAaaaattgttcttttcaCATCGAGTATGAATGGATTCTTCgcatttgaattaaataatgacaCCAAGGTCTCATAAAGATCTCTCACCTGTATTTTTAATGGTCCACTCGTCTCAATGTAATGGTAAACAGCATACAAAAGAATCTTCCCAAGATATGAACAGTTTTTAATATACTCAGCAGCTGCAAAACTTACATTTTCATCCATTGCTTTGATAATATGACGAAGATGTAGTTTCTGGCTCTGTTTTTCATCACCTGAAATCTTTCCAGTGTTTTGTTCATCTTTCCCGTCTTGCTCTTCCACTTGGTCATCTGTTATAAACCCATGTTTCCGCAAGTAATCATCTTGAGCATAATGAACAGCTTTGGAACATACTTCCAAAGCCCTACCAATATTAGGACAAGCTTCAGCAATCTTCTTAGAACCAAGGTCGATAGTCTTACTGCTTATCTTTAAACGGACCTTTACCATGTTCTCATCAGTTTCATTCAGTGGTTCTTCACTACTATGTCTATCAATAAACTTGAGTCGACCAGTATCTGGATTGACATAAAAATATGACTTATTGACCCCTTTTAATCTGAAATTAACAATCTTCTCCAATTCTGGGTATTCTGCCTCATCAAAGGGGATCTTTACAATCTTCATTCTAGATAAAACATCTTTTCCGAGCAAACTCTTGGGTAACTCAGAAATTGTGCCAGTAACGACCACACACAACTTTGCATTGTCAAAAGTAGtccaattgaaaatggaatATAAGATATCCTTCCCCTTTAAAGAAAGAGCATCAATGTCATCAAGGAATAAGATTACAGGACGTTTCGTATTCATTTTGACATTCTTAAAGTAGAAGTTTAAGGATTCTGACGCGGCCCCTGGTACTAACTCATCACCTGACAGTTGTTTCCACACTTCGACGTAAAAGTCCTTAGAATCTCCAATGGAAATACCATCGATTTTAATATAGTTGAAAATTGGTACTTCTCTTTGACGAGATGACGATTGTAGTTCACTAACAACCTCCTCTATCGTCTTAGTTTTGCCACTTCCTGATATACCGTTAACGTACATGGCCCGGGACTTGCCTTTCAGTAAgcattcaaatatattggTATATATACTGGCAAATTCTTTCTCTGGTAATGAATTTGACGAGTCATCTTTAATAAGATGGCTTATTTCAACTCGCATCTTATCTAAATCTGAACCAtcactttcaattttggaaaataaagtttcaattGGATTGTGTTTCATGGAGGGCcttaatttattttccaaaccAGCCACATCGATCTTGGATGAATCCGCAAAGTCTGAGACATCTGGTAATCCATTATTTTCTACTGGTGCTGGAGAAAACcttttaaatattttttcgTACTTTTCTTTCACAGATGCTAAACTATTCTTAGCTTGCTGTAGGCGATTCGGACTAAAATCAGACGCTTCTGATGAAGTTGGTGTAGTTTCTTCGGATACTTTTTTTGCTTTAGAAAgcttttcttcttccctAAGAAGTTTACGTTTTCTCCTTACAGCATAGACTTCTTCgtcctcttcttcttgttcttgatCTTGTTCCGATTCATGCTGTTCTTgactttcttcaatttgttgGCTCCCGGTTTCAACGTAGTCGTCATCATCCACTGcctcaatttcttcttcactttcttgATCTAGTTCGGGTATCACTTCTTCGGCACTTTCGTAGGCACTCTGTTCTTCGTGGTCCGAGGTATCTTTCTCGACAACTTTCTCCTTCATGGAAGGGGTCGTGTCAGTCTCTTGTCTAGTGACCTGGGTACCAATTCTTTCCGTGGGTGGAGGTTGTGTGTTTGGAGATGTTTCTTCTTCGGAATCATGGTAAAACAAAGATGTTATTTCACTTGAGTGAGGCCTTGAGACAGGCGGAGTAGATTCAGCTTGTGTTTCGGTCACAGTAGTGGGGTTTGCCAACTGTTGTGTAATCACATTTGTTGGTTGGTTCTTTTCAGTAGCGAGAGGCGATTTAACCTTTTCTTGCATACTCGTTTTAATCActtcttgttccttttcctGTTTAATTGGTGTGAcctttttctctttgagGGCATGACTCTTTTGATGGCTCCTTGGCTTTCCAACGACAGTAGTTGTCTGCTTGGTGGGCCTAGCGGGCACAGATATACGCTTTAAATGTTCTTCAGACTGTTTTGGTTCCATTTCaattattcttcttttctccTTGGAAATATCAATACTAACAAAATTCTCCCCTGTAGGTTCACAAACATATCTGACATAGAAATCTTCATCTGGTACTATAGAATCACCAGAATCGTCTCTTTCCTTCTTAGTTATTACGTTACCCAAGCCAATGAAATCCGATAGCCAAATTTCAGAAAGTTCAGCGGTCAAATACAATTCGTCCTTATCGACTTCCTTTATGAATTTCTCGTTATAAAATTCTCTTGGTTTATTTTCTGCAGCCAATTCAGGATTGAATTGTTTATACCACAATATAGGTTTCAATTCAAACCATCGTAAGTACGAGAAAGCCCATATTTCTACTACATTATTTAACGTGTTTGGACGAATTTCATGAACGAGATAGACAGAGTAAGTTCCGGTGGTTGCATCATTCATAATAACGGAATCCCCACGACCAAAGCTTAACCCATCCTTTTCTCTTTGCAAATAAAAGTTTTCAACACCACCTCTCTTTCTGGATCTTCTTTTACTTGTATCATGCAGTACGTTACCATGTTCATCAGTAGTAATTATCTGCCATCCTTCTAAATCTTTTTGAGAACAAGCCATTTATTGCTTATAGTTAATTGGTAATGGTCCGAGTAAGGGTTCTTCAACACGTATGTTCACTATTTTACGTTCTTTAATTGGTCTGATGGAAGTTTACGTacttgtttgtttgtttactagttttgaaaatgttcaaaCGCGTCTTCAAGAAGCCctgaaatttcatcgactatttttaatgaaatagtTGCAGTTAAGTTTAACGTTAGATTAAATAACAGCATACTACTGCTGTAAGCACATATGAACCCATCCATGGAGCGTTTTATTACACTCCTGAAAAGACCCTTTCAAAATCTTACTACATTAGAGAGATTCGTTCAGGGGATGCGGATACTATCCACACTCCTAATAATAGCATTAAGTCTAACCATTACATCTGGCTCCAAGAAAATACCGAACAGACTATATATGTCACGATTTGATACCTTTTCTGCAGATATTACCATGGGTTTATTTGAAGTGTTGAAATATGCTGTCGAGCAATCTGGTTCTGCTAGTGATGTTAATAACGGTGTTGGATTAACCACTTCGgaattatatatattgaCCTCTTATACGGCTAATCAAGTGAAGAATATGCCTCAATATATTACcgtttcattatttggtCGATGTGATACTTTTTTCTCGGCTGACTTGATGGTAGGGGAGTCTCAGATGACGCAAGTTCAAAATTCTACAACCGTTAGGAAATGTGACTATATTGGTCCCGGTTACTTATTTGATTATAGAGAAGCGTTATCTAGTTTGGGGTTGAACATTGTCTTAGATTATGCATACCAAGGGGATACAACATCCTCAGACGGAAAAACGAGTTCGTACTCGAAGTATATCAATAAATTACAATGGAGGAAGATCATCATGTTGAGATTATTATATGCAGTGATAGCTTTTGAATTTACGATCGCGGTTTTGACTGCATGGTACTATAATATAAAGGGTCGATATATTAATGCTACAAAGGAAAGAGTCCTGATACattccatttctttattttcattggCAGTACTTGTCTGTGGATTAACAAGTGTCATTACTCTTGCCTGGATAAATATATCTTTGCAAAGTAGAATTAATAAGGAATTGAAAGCGTTTGGATTTTCTTATCATTTGGGTGGTGCCTGGTTCACATGCGTATGGATGTTGACGTTTTTCATAGGACTATCATGTTTTGTATGGTCAGGTATTGAATGGTGTCTTGCTGATACTGATACGTTTGCCCTCGAGAGACCAGATAATCAAATTTTAGGGTATCAGCCCGGGGTGATTGCCAATATCGATGATAAGAAACAATCCATTTTGCGTTCAGCGGAGGAAGATATGGAGAATATAGCACCCACTCTGAGTGTAGATAGATTGGATCCATTTGATGACGGTTTGGCTCTTACAAATTCTGTAGAAGCTTTTGAACTACAAGATGTTTCGTTACGTTCGAGTGAGGAAAGTGAT is drawn from Naumovozyma castellii chromosome 10, complete genome and contains these coding sequences:
- the NCAS0J02000 gene encoding uncharacterized protein (ancestral locus Anc_4.326), whose amino-acid sequence is MASEHRARTSKDSEANLAQPEEIQIQVGLVGDAQVGKTSLMVKYAQNGFDEEYTQTLGVNLLKRKVRIKSSNIVFSLMDLGGQKEFINMLPIASVNSSVIIFLFDLTRPESLESIKNWYMQAHGLNHDAVCILVGTKYDLFIDLPTEYQEQISRTSMKYAQAMDSPLIFSSSIASINIQKIFKIALAKVFDLTLIIPEITQIGDPLLIYKHLGSFAGRKRNNK
- the SIR3 gene encoding chromatin-silencing protein SIR3 (ancestral locus Anc_4.327) → MACSQKDLEGWQIITTDEHGNVLHDTSKRRSRKRGGVENFYLQREKDGLSFGRGDSVIMNDATTGTYSVYLVHEIRPNTLNNVVEIWAFSYLRWFELKPILWYKQFNPELAAENKPREFYNEKFIKEVDKDELYLTAELSEIWLSDFIGLGNVITKKERDDSGDSIVPDEDFYVRYVCEPTGENFVSIDISKEKRRIIEMEPKQSEEHLKRISVPARPTKQTTTVVGKPRSHQKSHALKEKKVTPIKQEKEQEVIKTSMQEKVKSPLATEKNQPTNVITQQLANPTTVTETQAESTPPVSRPHSSEITSLFYHDSEEETSPNTQPPPTERIGTQVTRQETDTTPSMKEKVVEKDTSDHEEQSAYESAEEVIPELDQESEEEIEAVDDDDYVETGSQQIEESQEQHESEQDQEQEEEDEEVYAVRRKRKLLREEEKLSKAKKVSEETTPTSSEASDFSPNRLQQAKNSLASVKEKYEKIFKRFSPAPVENNGLPDVSDFADSSKIDVAGLENKLRPSMKHNPIETLFSKIESDGSDLDKMRVEISHLIKDDSSNSLPEKEFASIYTNIFECLLKGKSRAMYVNGISGSGKTKTIEEVVSELQSSSRQREVPIFNYIKIDGISIGDSKDFYVEVWKQLSGDELVPGAASESLNFYFKNVKMNTKRPVILFLDDIDALSLKGKDILYSIFNWTTFDNAKLCVVVTGTISELPKSLLGKDVLSRMKIVKIPFDEAEYPELEKIVNFRLKGVNKSYFYVNPDTGRLKFIDRHSSEEPLNETDENMVKVRLKISSKTIDLGSKKIAEACPNIGRALEVCSKAVHYAQDDYLRKHGFITDDQVEEQDGKDEQNTGKISGDEKQSQKLHLRHIIKAMDENVSFAAAEYIKNCSYLGKILLYAVYHYIETSGPLKIQVRDLYETLVSLFNSNAKNPFILDVKRTIFGVDTVVDIDSIRVVSWNKVADALGEGPLVTIVHNKKWKTKYFALNIPAGDLKNYLERNFGVLSP
- the ECM7 gene encoding Ecm7p (ancestral locus Anc_4.328), with protein sequence MNPSMERFITLLKRPFQNLTTLERFVQGMRILSTLLIIALSLTITSGSKKIPNRLYMSRFDTFSADITMGLFEVLKYAVEQSGSASDVNNGVGLTTSELYILTSYTANQVKNMPQYITVSLFGRCDTFFSADLMVGESQMTQVQNSTTVRKCDYIGPGYLFDYREALSSLGLNIVLDYAYQGDTTSSDGKTSSYSKYINKLQWRKIIMLRLLYAVIAFEFTIAVLTAWYYNIKGRYINATKERVLIHSISLFSLAVLVCGLTSVITLAWINISLQSRINKELKAFGFSYHLGGAWFTCVWMLTFFIGLSCFVWSGIEWCLADTDTFALERPDNQILGYQPGVIANIDDKKQSILRSAEEDMENIAPTLSVDRLDPFDDGLALTNSVEAFELQDVSLRSSEESDRSLQRVVKPSPTMQF
- the RPS1A gene encoding 40S ribosomal protein eS1 (ancestral locus Anc_4.325), whose product is MAVGKNKRLSKGKKGLKKKIVDPFTRKEWFDIKAPSTFENRNVGKTLVNKSTGLKSAADALKGRVVEVCLADLQGSEDHSFRKIKLRVDEVQGKNLLTNFHGMDFTTDKLRSMVRKWQTLIEANVTVKTSDDYVLRVFAIAFTRKQANQVKRHAYAQSSHIRSIRKVISEILTKEVQNCTLAQLTSKLIPEVINKEIENATKDIFPLQNVHIRKVKLLKQPKFDLGSLMALHGEASGEEKGKKVSGFKDEVLETV
- the SEC39 gene encoding Sec39p (ancestral locus Anc_4.323), which produces MFADQLYLLACLFASRADSENLIRVLHHVEYSMKFVKIVCILWPELSDPLSLRFLFNHQKDAQVKPMTDEELVVSLLEKDSMLIPMVEINNETVSNRRQQLEQFINSKWDSLTSINDIDTSSSSSSISWLSKRILLCNDSYPGDVFFYEPLWNLLIKDGVVSEKDRLFQWIKGIIIPLHSISIRTHAMTKIIDFEKMNATVTFPLILDGKIFHELIPYLDFTNLSNEFIENYFTNENFLLATVQNYDIFRNIFFAFSNETSKSNFDKVCGNVANILFENSSNLLNFKSLEELKNILNRIPKDTPIAKYDITVADVTEYIRYMEVMLSNYSLKEVYTISQEEESAQLAHFASSCKEELMAALNNNEESTLSQKLNSLYTLSNASSSVFNRLSTKIQQSILLETVLDMGQFDILHEFMSEYGSNLETDLLEKYFWKFFNNATNGSCKRAEMIKSQKTLNLLLKQDAKKYERLQSLLDVADEISRYSMNLGRGIIFKPSNILDFQEDPYQLISTLLELNSSLYKDILVTFTILKKLYTALEKSSLRSTNFDYEYDKLLIIHIDHALVNMDFPFAFNMTKELLEREMKSENDDLIRDHWLTIFQVGKFVDPNWLDNEIPTEILMSQMEVLAELLNVCPVEEIEIITSHWSGLELELSARDLVKDKYSLAS
- the MRPL4 gene encoding mitochondrial 54S ribosomal protein uL29m (ancestral locus Anc_4.320), yielding MLKLSRNFHTRSPLLVRTRFTKPKPKPEPSKNPRKPTQTSHHLNTLKVTAPIPPTTANSQFITPETHPLWQFFHDKKFLRSQDELDTKSRPWSIPELRRKSFNDLHSLWLTALRERNVLARESHLLHTESQDPTDPFSQVAEKCRVTMWRIRHVLSERHWSYVRTKDIVDPVQLQEEVAHELLQCQEEDAFYEMLERCQWALFGISEVVQDNLIDAKFVKGVKFVANLKLQWLLKQRDIMLQDEENVKKVEKILQGGPIEDIAEAFVVFTASNDVNSCVEACDAIEELRMDSNNKIHRYDEIETMSKYIKQLKKAESLAEPILQEEGVKSI